One window of the Streptomyces sp. B3I8 genome contains the following:
- a CDS encoding NAD(P)H-binding protein, translating to MTTQDDRLFLITGATGTTGAETVRLLLEQGHQVRALVHREDDRSHVFAAAGAEIVVGDLLDFHDVSAAMRGVSGAYFCYPIHPGLLDATVVFAQAATEAGVTSVVNMSQISARREAVSDAARQHWLAERLLDRTPLLTTHLRPTLFAEWISWWWGRQDDEGVLRLPLGAGRHAPVAGVDQAHVIAAVLENPAPHDRQAYSLHGPVEMDHHEIAEAMSRALGIPVTYEPTEVEEFAEGLASLGKPAHLIQHLSSIAIDYRNGIFQGTNNLIEVIGNRTPLTVEEFVTGRKDAFAQNGSHFVPIKTS from the coding sequence ATGACCACCCAGGACGACCGACTCTTCCTCATCACCGGAGCCACCGGCACGACCGGAGCCGAGACCGTGCGGCTCCTGCTGGAGCAGGGGCACCAGGTACGTGCCCTCGTACACCGGGAGGATGACCGCTCCCACGTGTTCGCGGCCGCGGGCGCCGAGATCGTCGTAGGCGACCTGCTCGACTTCCACGATGTGAGCGCAGCGATGCGCGGGGTCAGCGGAGCGTACTTCTGCTACCCGATCCATCCCGGCCTCCTGGACGCCACCGTCGTCTTCGCCCAGGCCGCCACCGAGGCCGGCGTCACGTCCGTGGTCAACATGTCCCAGATCTCCGCCCGCCGCGAAGCCGTCAGCGACGCGGCACGCCAGCACTGGCTCGCAGAGCGTCTGCTCGACCGCACCCCGCTGCTCACCACACACCTGCGGCCGACCCTCTTCGCCGAGTGGATCAGCTGGTGGTGGGGGCGGCAGGACGACGAGGGCGTGCTGCGGCTTCCGCTCGGTGCCGGTCGGCACGCCCCCGTCGCCGGCGTGGACCAGGCGCACGTCATCGCCGCAGTCCTCGAGAACCCCGCGCCGCACGACCGGCAGGCCTACTCCCTGCACGGGCCGGTGGAGATGGACCACCACGAGATCGCCGAGGCGATGTCCCGCGCTCTGGGCATTCCGGTCACCTACGAACCCACCGAGGTGGAGGAGTTCGCGGAGGGACTGGCCTCCCTGGGCAAGCCGGCCCACCTGATCCAGCACCTGAGCAGCATCGCGATCGACTACCGCAACGGGATCTTCCAGGGCACGAACAACCTCATCGAGGTCATCGGCAACCGCACTCCCCTGACCGTCGAGGAGTTCGTCACCGGCCGCAAGGACGCCTTCGCACAGAACGGCTCGCACTTCGTTCCCATCAAGACGAGCTGA